From the genome of Fundulus heteroclitus isolate FHET01 chromosome 9, MU-UCD_Fhet_4.1, whole genome shotgun sequence, one region includes:
- the LOC118564251 gene encoding inosine triphosphate pyrophosphatase-like: MPGNIAGPSFFLVPPSLPAAVCRIVAVPAGRSVVFVTGNAKKLEEVGICFNIRKPLFSVSAHVCVLIYFYTVTEYQGEPDEISIQKCKEAARQIDGPVIVEDTCLCFRALGGLPGPYIKWFLDKLKPEGLYKLLAGFEDKSAWALCTFAFSAGRDEPVQLFRGKTEGQIVEPRGPRDFGWDPCFQPDGYDKTYAELPKDIKNSISHRYRALAAMSEHFSQINSTSPQSKKKKQED, translated from the exons ATGCC TGGAAACATCGCCGGTccgagtttttttttagttccccCTTCTCTCCCGGCGGCGGTGTGTAGAATCGTGGCTGTCCCAGCAGGAAGATCTGTGGTCTTTGTAACTGGAAACGCAAAGAAGCTCGAAGAAGTAGGAATCTG CTTTAACATACGAAAGCCATTATTCTCTGTCTCTGcccatgtttgtgttttaatctatttttacaCAGTCACTGAGTACCAAGGGGAGCCAGATGAAATTTCTATACAAAAGTGTAAGGAGGCTGCACGACAG ATTGATGGGCCAGTCATAGTGGAGGACACCTGCCTGTGTTTCAGGGCGCTGGGAGGACTGCCTGGGCCTTACAT cAAATGGTTTCTCGATAAACTAAAACCAGAAG GCTTATACAAGCTCCTAGCTGGCTTTGAGGATAAATCTGCATGGGCCCTCTGCACCTTTGCATTCAGCGCTGGTAGAGATGAACCCGTGCAGCTCTTCAGAGGGAAAACTGAG GGGCAAATTGTGGAGCCCAGAGGGCCTCGAGACTTTGGATGGGATCCCTGTTTCCAGCCAGATGGATACGACAAAAC CTACGCTGAACTCCCCAAAGACATAAAGAATTCGATCTCTCACCGCTACCGGGCACTCGCTGCCAT gtcTGAGCACTTCTCACAAATCAACAGTACATCACCACAgagcaagaagaagaagcaggaggATTAG
- the LOC105928828 gene encoding eEF1A lysine and N-terminal methyltransferase isoform X1: protein MSLLPRTSEEFSSTEYWDRFFKKRGDRAFEWYGDYNKLCGVLHKYIKVQDKVLVVGCGNSELSEQLYDVGYRHLTNIDISETVVAHMNQRNEERRPDLSFQRVDATQTPYEDASFQAALDKGTLDAMASAEQGALARRMLGEVSRVLKVGGRYVCVTLAQESVVKLAVEHFVQLGWAVRLHCLQEERGKEEEEDTFALPVFVLVCTKFRQPMPAPILEMCVGDDGAPVRHAQACELLSAVREYQAYSVLRKRLRTSTEPGSSLSLTLCDARTGLPRYTLTVQDCPPGAKVPRPNQFAIFIVPRGSETAWLYCSPEGRRQLAASANFRRLVIVSMHRNQEYTDMEAVQSELSPVVMDLAPPGMPTNQQVPFLSVGGDLGWREEVSRGVSQLSGDYCVENVRGEDGELYRRLVFLSNISLVQSESRLVSSNAAASSHKKKNKKKSKAASAAVPPSACLSVDSGFLCCAHHEVMVAGLSMLGVGTQQDKDVPVSVLLVGLGGGGLPQFLRDFVPNATVEVVELDPVVLEVAKEWFGFRPDECLSVTLGDGLDRIGSLEKEGGRLFDVVMFDVDNKDSSLGMSCPPAAFVETPVLQKVFNILSPRGLFMLNLVCRDSILRKTVLERVRRVFPTILSRKIAEEINEVLLCFREEKDAAHILPSLSQAAKNFQSTLSSERTEPKRRPHIDIAEMLKDLVIE from the exons ATGAGCCTCTTACCTCGCACCTCCGAGGAGTTCAGCTCCACGGAGTACTGGGACAGGTTCTTCAAGAAGCGAGGAGACCGGGCTTTTGAGTGGTACGGAGACTACAACAAGCTGTGCGGCGTGCTCCACAAATATATCAAAGTCCAGGATAAG GTGCTGGTTGTCGGCTGTGGCAACTCTGAGCTGAGCGAGCAGCTGTATGATGTTGGCTACAGACATCTGACCAACATAGACATCAGCGAGACGGTGGTGGCTCACATGAACCAGCGAAACGAAGAGCGCAGGCCCGACCTGAGCTTCCAGCGGGTGGATGCCACCCAGACGCCCTACGAGGACGCCAGCTTCCAGGCCGCCCTGGACAAAGGCACCCTGGATGCCATGGCCTCTGCAGAGCAAGGGGCTCTGGCCAGGAGGATGCTCGGTGAG GTGAGCCGGGTCCTGAAGGTCGGAGGGCGCTACGTGTGTGTGACTCTGGCTCAGGAGAGCGTGGTCAAGCTGGCCGTGGAGCACTTTGTCCAGCTCGGCTGGGCGGTCAGGCTCCACTGCCTGCAGGAAGAAAGgggcaaagaagaagaagaagacaccTTCGCCTTACCCGTTTTTGTCCTCGTCTGCACCAAGTTCCGCCAACCGATGCCCGCTCCCATCCTTGAGATGTGTGTCGGGGACGATGGCGCACCTGTCCGGCACGCGCAGGCGTGTGAGCTTCTGTCTGCTGTGAGGGAGTACCAGGCCTACTCTGTCCTGAGGAAGAGGCTTCGCACGAGCACAGAGCCTGGCTCCAGTCTTTCCCTGACTCTGTGTGACGCCAGGACAGGCCTTCCCAGATACACTCTCACCGTGCAAGACTGTCCGCCCGGAGCCAAGGTGCCAAGGCCCAACCAGTTTGCTATATTTATAG TGCCCAGAGGGAGTGAGACGGCTTGGCTCTACTGCTCGCCTGAGGGCAGGAGGCAGCTGGCTGCCAGCGCCAACTTTCGCCGCCTGGTTATCGTCTCAATGCACAGGAATCAGGAGTACACAGACATGGAAGCGGTCCAATCAGAACTCTCGCCGGTGGTGATGGACTTGGCTCCACCGGGTATGCCAACCaaccagcag GTGCCATTTCTGTCAGTGGGAGGTGATCTCGGTTGGCGAGAGGAGGTCAGCAGGGGTGTGAGTCAGCTCAGCGGGGACTACTGTGTGGAGAACGTcagaggagaagatggagaacTCTATCGCAGACTCGTGTTCCTGTCCAACATCTCCTTGGTTCAGTCAGAGAGCCGCCTCGTCTCATCAAATGCTG CAGCATCAAGccacaagaagaagaacaaaaagaagagCAAGGCAGCATCTGCCGCGGTTCCGCCTTCAGCCTGTCTGTCGGTGGACAGCGGCTTCCTCTGCTGTGCTCACCACGAGGTCATGGTGGCCGGTCTTTCTATGCTTGGAGTGGGGACGCAGCAGGACAAAG ACGTTCCGGTGTCAGTGCTCCTGGTGGGCCTCGGTGGAGGAGGCCTGCCTCAGTTCCTCCGGGACTTTGTACCCAACGCTACCGTTGAGGTTGTAGAACTAGACCCAGTTGTGCTGGAGGTGGCAAAGGAATGGTTTGGGTTCCGGCCCGACGAGTGTTTGAGCGTGACTCTGGGGGACGGCCTGGATCGCATCGGTTCCCTGGAGAAAGAAG GAGGCCGTTTGTTTGACGTCGTCATGTTTGATGTGGACAACAAGGACAGCTCTTTGGGGATGAGCTGTCCCCCTGCTGCTTTTGTAGAAACCCCTGTTCTGCAGAAAGTTTTTAACATCCTCTCTCCCAGAG GTCTGTTCATGCTAAACCTCGTGTGTCGTGACTCAATCCTGAGGAAGACCGTGCTTGAGCGTGTCAGGAGAGTGTTTCCCACCATCCTCTCTCGAAAGATCGCCGAGGAGATCAACGAAGTCCTCCTGTGCTTCCGAGAAGAAAAGGACGCCGCCCACATCCTCCCATCCTTGAGTCAGGCAGCCAAGAATTTCCAGAGCACGTTGTCCTCTGAAAGGACTGAACCAAAACGCAGGCCACATATAGACATTGCAGAGATGTTAAAAGACCTGGTGATAGAGTAA
- the dnm3a gene encoding dynamin-2 isoform X3 — protein MGNRGMEELIPLVNHLQEALGTVGQSCSLHLPQIAVVGGQSAGKSSVLENFVGRDFLPRGSGIVTRRPLILQLLNSNKEYGEFFHCKGKKFTDFDEIRREIEAETCRLTGSNKGISPVPITLKIHSPHVLNLTLVDLPGITKVPVGDQPADIEYQIRDIIMQYICKENCLVLAVTPANTDLANSDALKLAKDVDPQGQRTIGVITKLDLMDKGTDAREILENRLLPLRRGYIGVVNRSQKDIDGKKDIMAALESERNFCLSHPAYKHMADRMGTPYLQRILNQQLTNHIRDELPAFRSHLQSQLLALNKEAEEYRKFSPDDAARRTKTLLQLVQRLAVDFEKLIEGSGDKVDTVNLSGGARINKIFHERFPNELIKVESDERKLRQEINYAIRNIHGVRTGLFTPDMAFEAIVKKQISSLKDPCIKFIDMVSQELITTVYQCIGKLSAFPQLQEETERIIITEIREQENKCRDQVLLLVDIQLAYINTKHEDFIGFTNSPQVNNQSNMNSSAQLAKNQAVASRPNRIVIHKGWLTISNIGIMKGGAKEFWFILSTESLSWYKDGEEKEKKYMLPLDNLRLRDVEKGFMSKTCTRTTNAWSWRVTPRRSWTAGRHLCCGPESTPTKSP, from the exons ATGGGCAACCGCGGGATGGAGGAGCTGATCCCGCTGGTCAACCACCTCCAGGAAGCCCTGGGCACCGTGGGCCAGAGCTGCAGCCTCCACCTGCCGCAGATCGCCGTGGTGGGCGGCCAGAGCGCGGGCAAGAGCTCCGTGCTGGAAAACTTCGTGGGCAG AGACTTCCTTCCACGGGGTTCAGGAATTGTCACACGGAGACCTTTAATCCTCCAGCTGCTGAACTCAAACAAAG AATACGGGGAATTCTTCCACTGCAAGGGAAAGAAGTTCACAGATTTCGACGAGATCCGCCGGGAAATTGAGGCAGAGACATGCAGGCTCACAGGGTCGAATAAAGGCATCTCTCCTGTCCCCATCACCCTCAAGATTCACTCACCTCACG TGCTGAACCTGACGCTCGTGGACTTGCCCGGCATCACCAAGGTACCTGTGGGGGACCAGCCGGCAGACATAGAGTACCAGATACGAGACATCATCATGCAGTACATCTGCAAGGAGAACTGTCTCGTTCTGGCTGTCACGCCGGCCAACACGGACCTGGCCAACTCAGATGCACTTAAGCTGGCCAAAGACGTTGATCCGCAAG GTCAGCGGACCATCGGCGTGATCACGAAACTGGATCTGATGGACAAAGGAACTGATGCAAGGGAAATCCTAGAAAACCGGTTACTCCCCTTGCGCAGAG GTTACATAGGGGTTGTGAACCGCAGCCAGAAGGACATTGATGGGAAAAAGGACATCATGGCAGCTCTGGAATCAGAGAGAAATTTCTGTCTGTCCCACCCGGCCTACAAACACATGGCTGATCGCATGGGGACCCCATATTTACAAAGAATACTCAACCAG CAACTGACAAACCACATCCGGGATGAACTGCCAGCCTTTCGCAGCCACCTACAGAGCCAGCTGCTGGCCCTGAATAAAGAGGCCGAAGAATACAGGAAGTTCAGTCCAGACGACGCTGCACGCAGGACCAAGACACTACTACA GTTAGTTCAGCGCCTGGCTGTTGACTTTGAGAAGCTAATCGAAGGGTCTGGTGACAAAGTAGACACGGTGAATCTCTCAGGAGGGGCTCGGATCAATAAAATCTTTCACGAGCGCTTCCCCAATGAACTGATCAAG GTTGAGTCTGATGAGAGGAAGCTCCGCCAGGAGATCAACTATGCCATCCGAAACATTCATGGAGTCAG GACAGGCTTGTTTACACCGGATATGGCATTTGAAGCCATAGTAAAGAAACAGATATCAAGTCTTAAAGACCCGTGTATTAAATTCATTGACATGGTCAGTCAGGAACTGATCACGACTGTGTACCAGTGTATTGGCAAG CTCAGCGCCTTTCCCCAACTGCAAGAAGAGACGGAGAGGATCATTATCACTGAAATCCGagagcaggaaaataaatgcAGAGACCAG GTCTTGCTGCTTGTTGACATCCAGCTGGCCTACATAAACACCAAACACGAAGACTTTATCGGCTTCACTAA CTCCCCGCAAGTGAACAACCAAAGCAATATGAACTCTTCGGCACAGCTTGCGAAGAACCAG GCTGTGGCTTCTCGCCCAAATCGAATA GTCATACACAAGGGCTGGCTAACTATCAGTAACATTGGCATAATGAAGGGCGGAGCGAAGGAGTTTTGGTTCATCCTCTCTACCGAGAGCCTGTCCTGGTACAAAGATGGAGAG GAAAAGGAGAAGAAGTACATGCTTCCCCTGGACAACTTAAGGCTCAGAGATGTGGAAAAGGGCTTCATGTCCA
- the LOC105928828 gene encoding eEF1A lysine and N-terminal methyltransferase isoform X2 has product MSLLPRTSEEFSSTEYWDRFFKKRGDRAFEWYGDYNKLCGVLHKYIKVQDKVLVVGCGNSELSEQLYDVGYRHLTNIDISETVVAHMNQRNEERRPDLSFQRVDATQTPYEDASFQAALDKGTLDAMASAEQGALARRMLGEVSRVLKVGGRYVCVTLAQESVVKLAVEHFVQLGWAVRLHCLQEERGKEEEEDTFALPVFVLVCTKFRQPMPAPILEMCVGDDGAPVRHAQACELLSAVREYQAYSVLRKRLRTSTEPGSSLSLTLCDARTGLPRYTLTVQDCPPGAKVPRPNQFAIFIVPRGSETAWLYCSPEGRRQLAASANFRRLVIVSMHRNQEYTDMEAVQSELSPVVMDLAPPGMPTNQQVPFLSVGGDLGWREEVSRGVSQLSGDYCVENVRGEDGELYRRLVFLSNISLVQSESRLVSSNAASSHKKKNKKKSKAASAAVPPSACLSVDSGFLCCAHHEVMVAGLSMLGVGTQQDKDVPVSVLLVGLGGGGLPQFLRDFVPNATVEVVELDPVVLEVAKEWFGFRPDECLSVTLGDGLDRIGSLEKEGGRLFDVVMFDVDNKDSSLGMSCPPAAFVETPVLQKVFNILSPRGLFMLNLVCRDSILRKTVLERVRRVFPTILSRKIAEEINEVLLCFREEKDAAHILPSLSQAAKNFQSTLSSERTEPKRRPHIDIAEMLKDLVIE; this is encoded by the exons ATGAGCCTCTTACCTCGCACCTCCGAGGAGTTCAGCTCCACGGAGTACTGGGACAGGTTCTTCAAGAAGCGAGGAGACCGGGCTTTTGAGTGGTACGGAGACTACAACAAGCTGTGCGGCGTGCTCCACAAATATATCAAAGTCCAGGATAAG GTGCTGGTTGTCGGCTGTGGCAACTCTGAGCTGAGCGAGCAGCTGTATGATGTTGGCTACAGACATCTGACCAACATAGACATCAGCGAGACGGTGGTGGCTCACATGAACCAGCGAAACGAAGAGCGCAGGCCCGACCTGAGCTTCCAGCGGGTGGATGCCACCCAGACGCCCTACGAGGACGCCAGCTTCCAGGCCGCCCTGGACAAAGGCACCCTGGATGCCATGGCCTCTGCAGAGCAAGGGGCTCTGGCCAGGAGGATGCTCGGTGAG GTGAGCCGGGTCCTGAAGGTCGGAGGGCGCTACGTGTGTGTGACTCTGGCTCAGGAGAGCGTGGTCAAGCTGGCCGTGGAGCACTTTGTCCAGCTCGGCTGGGCGGTCAGGCTCCACTGCCTGCAGGAAGAAAGgggcaaagaagaagaagaagacaccTTCGCCTTACCCGTTTTTGTCCTCGTCTGCACCAAGTTCCGCCAACCGATGCCCGCTCCCATCCTTGAGATGTGTGTCGGGGACGATGGCGCACCTGTCCGGCACGCGCAGGCGTGTGAGCTTCTGTCTGCTGTGAGGGAGTACCAGGCCTACTCTGTCCTGAGGAAGAGGCTTCGCACGAGCACAGAGCCTGGCTCCAGTCTTTCCCTGACTCTGTGTGACGCCAGGACAGGCCTTCCCAGATACACTCTCACCGTGCAAGACTGTCCGCCCGGAGCCAAGGTGCCAAGGCCCAACCAGTTTGCTATATTTATAG TGCCCAGAGGGAGTGAGACGGCTTGGCTCTACTGCTCGCCTGAGGGCAGGAGGCAGCTGGCTGCCAGCGCCAACTTTCGCCGCCTGGTTATCGTCTCAATGCACAGGAATCAGGAGTACACAGACATGGAAGCGGTCCAATCAGAACTCTCGCCGGTGGTGATGGACTTGGCTCCACCGGGTATGCCAACCaaccagcag GTGCCATTTCTGTCAGTGGGAGGTGATCTCGGTTGGCGAGAGGAGGTCAGCAGGGGTGTGAGTCAGCTCAGCGGGGACTACTGTGTGGAGAACGTcagaggagaagatggagaacTCTATCGCAGACTCGTGTTCCTGTCCAACATCTCCTTGGTTCAGTCAGAGAGCCGCCTCGTCTCATCAAATGCTG CATCAAGccacaagaagaagaacaaaaagaagagCAAGGCAGCATCTGCCGCGGTTCCGCCTTCAGCCTGTCTGTCGGTGGACAGCGGCTTCCTCTGCTGTGCTCACCACGAGGTCATGGTGGCCGGTCTTTCTATGCTTGGAGTGGGGACGCAGCAGGACAAAG ACGTTCCGGTGTCAGTGCTCCTGGTGGGCCTCGGTGGAGGAGGCCTGCCTCAGTTCCTCCGGGACTTTGTACCCAACGCTACCGTTGAGGTTGTAGAACTAGACCCAGTTGTGCTGGAGGTGGCAAAGGAATGGTTTGGGTTCCGGCCCGACGAGTGTTTGAGCGTGACTCTGGGGGACGGCCTGGATCGCATCGGTTCCCTGGAGAAAGAAG GAGGCCGTTTGTTTGACGTCGTCATGTTTGATGTGGACAACAAGGACAGCTCTTTGGGGATGAGCTGTCCCCCTGCTGCTTTTGTAGAAACCCCTGTTCTGCAGAAAGTTTTTAACATCCTCTCTCCCAGAG GTCTGTTCATGCTAAACCTCGTGTGTCGTGACTCAATCCTGAGGAAGACCGTGCTTGAGCGTGTCAGGAGAGTGTTTCCCACCATCCTCTCTCGAAAGATCGCCGAGGAGATCAACGAAGTCCTCCTGTGCTTCCGAGAAGAAAAGGACGCCGCCCACATCCTCCCATCCTTGAGTCAGGCAGCCAAGAATTTCCAGAGCACGTTGTCCTCTGAAAGGACTGAACCAAAACGCAGGCCACATATAGACATTGCAGAGATGTTAAAAGACCTGGTGATAGAGTAA